CTCAGCGAGAGGTAGTTCTTATCGTCTCTGAGCCTTATATTGTATTTAGGCTTCTTCTGTTTGATTAGAGAGTTTTCGAGTATCAGAGCCTCGCGCTCGTTACTCGTCACGAAATAATCAATATCTTCGGCCTCGTTCATTAAATAGGCGATATGAGGTCTTTGCGCATCTTCAGCATCGTTCAGGTACGAGAAGACACGGCTTCGCAGATCCTTCGCCTTTCCTATATAGACAGACCTCCCCTTTTTGTCCTTCAAAAGGTACACGCCGGTCGATGCCGGAACGGATACGACTTTTCCCCTAGTAAGGCTCATAAGTTATTTAGGTTAAAGGATTTTTGTTCTTAATCAAGAACGGCATTACGCCAGCTGCGGACGCTGCCTATGCCGGTGGTACAAGAGTAAAGGGGCTATTCGTTCTCCTCGACTTCCCTTTTCAGATTGGAAAGCCCCTTATCGAACATATTTCCCACCATCGAGTCCATCAGCACTGCGAAGTATCCGCCCGTAACGGACCTGCCCATATCGCCCGACATCTCCCACGTCACCTCAGTCCGCCCGTCCTGAAGGCGGTCATATGTCATCGAGCTCGTACACTCATAAGTGCCGCCGTCAAAGAGAAGGTCGTACCTGATCCCCTCCGAGGGCGAAGACTCCGTTATAGTAAGAGCACCGGTTCCGCTATCCCCAACCCAGGACTGGCTCGCCCCCACCCCTGAGGTTTTCTCCCCAAGTGAAACCACCATACTCGGGTCCTCTTCCTTCCAGGGGCCCCAGTCATCCCATTTTTTCAGATTTCCCACATATTCATGCACCTCTTCAGGCGCTGCATCTATTACAATCGAGCGCTCCACTTGATAGCTCGAGGGCAAAAGAAGCCCAACTGCCGCTATGGCTACTATCAATACGACTATCGCCGCGATGAGGACTTTCACAATTTTCATTTTTGCCCCCCTTTAATATAGATAGCTCATGATTTCCCCGATCTCATATTTTTCCACACTCCTCTCAGTTGTTCGAGATAGCCGCTCTGAATGGAGGCTCCCAGGTCGGTTAACACCGATTCTATATCCGAAATAGAGCCCCTTCCGCCCTTCCCTTTTAATGCGTTCAGGATGAGCGCCGCCTCTATAACTCCAATATCACGGTCCGCGATTTTTTCGTAGAACATTTCGTCCTTTTTGCCCCATTTTTTTCCGGTGTACTTTTCGTAAAACAGCTTCGTTTTCTCTTTGTGGCTTCTATTTTCTGCGCCCTCTTCTTCTATCGCGGTATTTACTGCGGTAATTACACCGGTAGATACACCTGTAGTTACCGCGTTACTTATCGGTGTATCTCGGCTTAAGATCTTTTTGGTCGTAGGATCTATCTCTAGTCCGGCTCTTATTCTTTCGGCTTCTATCTCGTTTGGTCTCAATACGAGGAACTTTCTGCCGTATATGCCCAGTGACGACTCTATGACCTTTATGCAAAGCTTTCTCTCTAGTGAGTGGATTGCAACCCTCACGGTCTTGTCCGATAATCCGGTTAATTCCCGGAGCTCCTTTAGACCGAACCTGGAGCTGTCGGTCTTCTTTCCCTCGCATACGCCGTACATCGCCCGGTAGACATTTGATTCCGAAGGGGTAAGGGTGGAATATAGGTCTTTTAATACCTCCGGCTCCTTTGTCCGCTTCTCAGGGGGAGTCTTACGGGAAGGCTTTTTGTCTACCGCATTATCTACCGCGGTAATTATCCCAGTATCTATCCCGGTCTCTACCGCAGTATCATCGCCCGCCGGTACATCATCAACATCCCGAGTACTCGGGATGTTGCGCTCTTTTTTGAAACTTTCGAAGTATTTAGTAGCAACCCTGTGGGCGTTTACGGGGCTCCCGCGCTTCTGCATCGACTCTATCATGCTTGAGAGGCGGCTGCTCCCTCCGGACTTCTTCTTAGGAGTTCCTGATGATGTATCTTCTTCCTTCTTCTTTTTCCCTTTCATAAATTGCTATTACTTCCTTGGCCAGCCTTCTGTAATCGGTGGCCCCGGGGCACACGGGGTCATACTCCATTATATGTTTCCCGTAGCCGCTCGCTTCCTTTAGCTTGACGTTCGTGTGTATCGGAGAGAAGGTGTTTGGGTGGAACTTCCGGTTTATAGCCTCAAGCACCGTGCTGCTCACCGTCGTCAGTTTGTCATGCATTGTCGGAAGCCCGTAGGGGACTATGGGAAAATCGGGCCTGGACGAGTAAACCTCGAAAAGTGTTTCGTCTATCATTCTTACCGCTTCGAGAGCCAGGGGCTGGGTCTGGACCGCGATTATAATATCGTCTGCCGCGAAAAAGGCGTTTACCGAAAGAGTGGCGAGTGAAGGCGGGCAGTCTATGAGCACAAAATCGTAGTTTTTCCTGAGCCTTTTTATAGCCTTCCTCAGCCTGTGATCTTTCTCTATCAGTGCCGACATGGAAAGATCGGCCCTGCTCATCGCAAGATTGGCCGGAATAAGAAAAAGCCCCGGCGTGCCGTGCTCGACTATAATCCCGTTTATATCCTCCCTGTTTGCCGAATCGATAAGCACATCGTTTATAGTCTTATCGAAATCGTTTGGGCTGAAACCGAGATGAGAGGTGGCGTTCCCTTGCGGATCCAGGTCTATAACCAATACCTCGCACCCCCTGTCCACAAGGCACGCGGACAGATTCACCGCCGTCGTCGTCTTTCCGACGCCGCCCTTATGGTTCGCGATAGCAATTACCTTCACCTTGGGTAAATCTCCTCGTGTAACAGGGGCTTTGCGGCAACCTTCCGGCCGCCGCCCGTCGATACCGTCCCCTTTATTTATATCAATTATAAACGATCATATCAAGACAAAAGGGTAGGGCGGCTCATAAAAAATATATATTACCGGGCATGTTCCGGAGTCCGGTGACACGTCATAGCTGAGTCACGCCAAACTAAAGAGTCCCCGACATTGATTTAAGTTTTTAAAAATCATATAATATGCTGACGAGGGCGTTAAAAAAAAGCCGCCGTAGCTTTAGCGGTATGCATAAAACAACGGCGGCAACCGGAAGGTGGAACAACTTAATGATACCCTTTCTCGCTTTTAATTGTCAAGCTTTTTGATGCCCGCATAAGAACAAAGCCCCGTTTTGTTCAGGGGGAGAAATGTCTAACAAAAAGCAGGACAAAACGAAAATAGTACAGATCTGGGGAGAAATCCTCGATGAGGGCTTTACGAGCGTCCCCAATATTCTCCTCAGATACAGATCCCGGATAGGGCTAAAGCCCAAACATATAATGCTTATCATAGACATTATGTCCTACAAATGGGACGCCGGATACCCGTTTCCCAGCTACTCCACGCTCGGCTTGAGGGCGGGCATAGAGGAAAGGAGTGTGAAGCGTATAACCCAGGACCTGGAGGAGCTCGGCCTCCTGATAAAAACACCGAGATTCGACGGGGAAACAGGCGCTCAGGTTACAACGGTATTCGACTTCCGGCCCTTGGTTCAAAAACTGATAGAGGAAATGAATAAAGGGGAAGATTTAACAACTATGAACGAGGAGGGTGAATTGGGGGTGGGTAAGATAACAAATGAAAACATTTCACCCCAGCGAAAAATAGAAAAAGAGATCAGACAGAAAGGGTATGACAAAAATGTCATGGGGGAGGGTGACAAAAATGTCACCCGGGGGGTGACAGAATTATCACCGGGGGGGGTGACAAAAATGTCACCCGAAGAATACACATATAATAAGAAGAGTATTAGTAAACTAACCCGCGAGAATAACCTTACCTATGGTAGAGGAAAAAACCCGGACAAAAATGTCACAAAAAAACGGAAAAACAGGGTTAGTGAAAATTTTAGAGAGGCTATTTATAGAAAAAGAATGTTCGAGATATACGATAACCTGAACGGACTCAAATCCATAGAGCATCTGGTTCAGGAAGGAGCGGAGAGGGCATGCAAGGACATAGCTGTAAACAGGGCCGGAGAGTTTGAGAAGGC
This genomic stretch from Deltaproteobacteria bacterium harbors:
- a CDS encoding ParA family protein; this encodes MKVIAIANHKGGVGKTTTAVNLSACLVDRGCEVLVIDLDPQGNATSHLGFSPNDFDKTINDVLIDSANREDINGIIVEHGTPGLFLIPANLAMSRADLSMSALIEKDHRLRKAIKRLRKNYDFVLIDCPPSLATLSVNAFFAADDIIIAVQTQPLALEAVRMIDETLFEVYSSRPDFPIVPYGLPTMHDKLTTVSSTVLEAINRKFHPNTFSPIHTNVKLKEASGYGKHIMEYDPVCPGATDYRRLAKEVIAIYEREKEEGRRYIIRNS
- a CDS encoding helix-turn-helix domain-containing protein, with the protein product MSNKKQDKTKIVQIWGEILDEGFTSVPNILLRYRSRIGLKPKHIMLIIDIMSYKWDAGYPFPSYSTLGLRAGIEERSVKRITQDLEELGLLIKTPRFDGETGAQVTTVFDFRPLVQKLIEEMNKGEDLTTMNEEGELGVGKITNENISPQRKIEKEIRQKGYDKNVMGEGDKNVTRGVTELSPGGVTKMSPEEYTYNKKSISKLTRENNLTYGRGKNPDKNVTKKRKNRVSENFREAIYRKRMFEIYDNLNGLKSIEHLVQEGAERACKDIAVNRAGEFEKAGVKIDPGKVALQVRKRFPYEKLPAGEQSARRFFTKEVCDLTALIVRERFIKKREE
- a CDS encoding SRPBCC family protein yields the protein MKIVKVLIAAIVVLIVAIAAVGLLLPSSYQVERSIVIDAAPEEVHEYVGNLKKWDDWGPWKEEDPSMVVSLGEKTSGVGASQSWVGDSGTGALTITESSPSEGIRYDLLFDGGTYECTSSMTYDRLQDGRTEVTWEMSGDMGRSVTGGYFAVLMDSMVGNMFDKGLSNLKREVEENE